From Candidatus Nomurabacteria bacterium, one genomic window encodes:
- the frr gene encoding ribosome recycling factor has product MDGQQYVVSASKKFNESVEHFEAEASKVRTGRAHPSMLDGIMVEAYGTEMPLIQCGSISVPENTLLQITPFDPNNIQAISAAIRNDQQLGLNPSDDGRVVRVPVPPLTSERRQQLVKVLNEKKEDAFISMRTSRHDALKEIKDNVPSQDEAKRLETQVDEAMNKAKNQIETVAKTKEQEILTV; this is encoded by the coding sequence ATGGATGGTCAACAATACGTAGTTTCTGCTAGTAAAAAGTTTAACGAGTCGGTCGAGCATTTCGAAGCCGAGGCCTCGAAAGTTCGAACTGGTAGAGCTCACCCGAGTATGCTCGACGGCATTATGGTCGAAGCTTACGGTACCGAAATGCCACTGATTCAGTGTGGTAGTATTAGCGTCCCCGAAAATACATTGCTCCAGATTACTCCATTCGATCCAAATAACATCCAGGCTATTAGTGCGGCAATTCGCAACGATCAACAGCTGGGCCTCAACCCAAGCGACGATGGTCGAGTTGTACGCGTGCCGGTACCGCCGCTAACTAGTGAGCGTCGTCAACAACTTGTTAAAGTGCTCAACGAAAAGAAGGAAGATGCCTTTATTAGTATGCGTACATCACGCCATGACGCCCTAAAAGAAATCAAAGATAATGTGCCAAGCCAAGACGAAGCCAAGCGTCTCGAAACTCAAGTCGACGAAGCTATGAACAAAGCTAAAAACCAAATCGAAACTGTAGCCAAAACCAAAGAGCAGGAAATCCTTACAGTCTAA
- a CDS encoding four helix bundle protein encodes MSTYDYKKLEVWQRSMKFVVAVYSVCEKLPDYEKYSLADQLRRASVSIPSNIAEGQKRANKKETVQFTYVAISSLAEVETQLILASRLHGVKTDDLLTECEIIGRMLTALTNSLKRIK; translated from the coding sequence ATGTCGACCTACGATTATAAAAAACTAGAAGTCTGGCAGCGTTCCATGAAATTTGTAGTAGCAGTATATTCGGTGTGCGAAAAACTACCCGACTACGAGAAATATTCATTAGCAGATCAGCTTCGAAGAGCTAGCGTATCGATCCCGTCGAATATTGCAGAGGGACAAAAGCGTGCCAATAAAAAGGAAACTGTTCAGTTTACTTATGTTGCCATTAGCTCGCTAGCAGAAGTTGAGACGCAGCTGATACTTGCAAGTAGACTTCACGGCGTAAAAACAGATGATTTATTAACAGAATGTGAGATAATTGGCCGCATGCTCACAGCACTAACAAACTCTTTGAAGAGGATAAAATGA
- the uppS gene encoding di-trans,poly-cis-decaprenylcistransferase yields MSLQDPRSKIKDLIPKHIGIILDGNRRWAEENGLPTMEGHRKGADNIEFVAEALFDKGVEYVSLFVFSTENWKRTTEEVGYLMKLFVKLFKKDSQRLIDRGYRILFAGRRDGKINKDISEAIEDLEDSSKNGKNGTLVFCFNYGGTTEIVDAVKGIVESGINPEDIDEQTLSENMYQPEVPPIDLLVRTSGEQRISGFQLWRAAYAELLFIDKHWPDFSPADATMIIDEFSARNRRFGG; encoded by the coding sequence ATGAGCCTCCAAGATCCAAGATCTAAGATCAAAGATCTAATTCCAAAGCATATTGGGATTATCTTAGATGGTAATCGGCGGTGGGCCGAAGAAAACGGTTTACCGACAATGGAAGGCCACCGAAAAGGTGCCGACAATATCGAGTTCGTTGCCGAAGCCTTGTTTGATAAAGGTGTCGAGTATGTGTCTTTATTTGTATTTTCTACCGAAAACTGGAAACGGACTACCGAGGAAGTTGGCTATCTGATGAAGTTATTTGTAAAGCTGTTCAAAAAAGACAGCCAGCGTTTGATTGATCGAGGTTATCGAATTCTGTTTGCCGGACGACGTGATGGCAAGATTAACAAAGATATAAGTGAGGCAATCGAAGATCTCGAAGACAGTTCTAAAAATGGTAAGAATGGCACACTTGTTTTTTGCTTCAACTACGGCGGCACAACCGAGATAGTCGATGCGGTTAAAGGTATTGTTGAGTCTGGCATAAATCCCGAAGATATCGATGAGCAAACATTGTCCGAAAACATGTATCAACCAGAAGTCCCACCAATCGATCTGCTGGTGCGGACAAGCGGCGAACAAAGAATCAGTGGTTTTCAGCTATGGCGAGCAGCTTATGCAGAACTGTTGTTTATTGATAAACACTGGCCAGATTTTAGTCCGGCCGATGCTACAATGATTATCGATGAATTTTCGGCGCGTAACCGGCGGTTTGGAGGCTAA
- a CDS encoding site-2 protease family protein: MNIFLIILGLVLFQLLVILHEYGHFLIAKRNGVDVEEFGLGFPPKIAGKTMGKGIFRGYYTINWLPLGGFVRLKGENDNAKGKRTYGGSSLKVKAKIILAGVAVNYIIAVILFTILAAVGIPKLLPLEPITTDQQFTVARDTKIIDQRTYINYVDNNSPAAIAGVEQGDKLLKIGETQINSYEDLKATTPLYAGQTVNVVLERGGTELVKPVSFISEDEHSQSVQEFDSCMTSGATDCATPKGYFGVLSQDFVLQRSTWSSPITGVVLSAQYTKVTFQGIWHAISALFSGNTQEAENSVAGPLGIFFVIKQSANYGLRFLLMFIATISLTLAIMNSLPIPALDGGRLMLTVLFRKVLKKPLTKSLEERIVGSSMAALLALMLLITIVDVRRFIL, from the coding sequence GTGAATATATTTCTGATTATCCTTGGGCTTGTATTATTTCAGTTACTAGTAATACTGCATGAATATGGTCATTTTTTGATTGCCAAGCGCAATGGTGTAGATGTTGAAGAGTTTGGTTTAGGCTTTCCACCAAAGATTGCCGGCAAAACAATGGGCAAGGGCATCTTCCGGGGTTACTACACAATCAATTGGTTGCCATTGGGTGGATTCGTGCGCCTTAAAGGCGAAAACGATAATGCAAAGGGTAAGCGTACCTATGGTGGATCGAGCTTAAAAGTCAAAGCAAAAATTATTCTTGCTGGTGTAGCCGTTAACTACATAATTGCCGTAATTTTATTTACGATTCTTGCCGCCGTCGGTATCCCTAAACTCCTGCCTCTAGAGCCAATCACAACCGACCAACAGTTCACCGTGGCGCGCGATACAAAGATTATCGACCAGCGGACTTACATTAACTATGTCGACAATAATTCGCCGGCGGCAATTGCCGGAGTCGAACAGGGCGATAAGCTGTTAAAAATTGGCGAGACCCAGATCAATAGCTACGAAGACTTAAAAGCCACAACTCCGCTTTATGCTGGGCAGACGGTGAATGTTGTCCTCGAGCGAGGTGGCACCGAACTCGTAAAACCGGTAAGCTTTATAAGTGAAGACGAGCATAGTCAAAGTGTTCAAGAATTTGACTCATGTATGACGAGCGGCGCGACAGATTGCGCTACCCCGAAAGGCTATTTTGGAGTGCTATCACAAGATTTTGTACTCCAGCGAAGCACCTGGTCGTCACCGATCACAGGCGTTGTCTTGAGCGCTCAGTATACAAAAGTCACTTTTCAAGGAATATGGCACGCAATTAGTGCACTTTTTAGCGGCAACACTCAAGAAGCCGAGAACTCGGTGGCTGGTCCGCTAGGTATATTTTTTGTAATCAAGCAGAGCGCTAATTATGGGCTAAGATTCTTACTGATGTTTATTGCCACGATATCTCTAACCCTGGCGATTATGAACAGTCTGCCGATTCCGGCTCTAGACGGTGGCCGTCTAATGCTCACAGTCTTGTTTAGAAAAGTGCTTAAAAAACCTCTTACAAAAAGCCTCGAAGAGCGAATTGTCGGCTCGAGTATGGCTGCATTGTTGGCATTAATGCTATTAATCACGATTGTCGATGTCCGTAGATTCATTCTATAA
- a CDS encoding CPBP family intramembrane metalloprotease — protein sequence MSVDSFYKSKKFFALVTVLTATAIYFVGQFVAAFVYLALTKNQQVDQLEPWQTTVISLAFGATILACIYLILRRHAKTLAAMAHKLGIRKPTKETFTYALLGFSAYFVIFLTISIVLSHFQLVDLEQAQKTGFENVSQHSLDIVYAFLTLVIIPPFVEEVLFRGFLFRRLKGLVGVVAAALITSVLFGVAHWQWNVAIDTFVLSMVMIYVLQIHDNLVVTMLMHMLKNILAFLVIFHV from the coding sequence ATGTCCGTAGATTCATTCTATAAATCCAAGAAGTTCTTTGCACTAGTAACCGTGTTAACTGCGACTGCAATCTATTTTGTTGGTCAGTTTGTAGCCGCATTTGTATATTTAGCACTGACCAAAAACCAGCAAGTCGACCAGCTCGAGCCTTGGCAAACAACAGTTATCAGCCTAGCTTTTGGAGCGACTATTCTCGCCTGTATTTATTTAATTCTTAGAAGGCACGCCAAAACTCTTGCGGCGATGGCTCATAAACTGGGTATACGTAAGCCGACCAAAGAAACTTTTACTTATGCCTTACTAGGTTTTAGTGCCTACTTTGTGATCTTCTTAACCATAAGTATAGTCTTATCGCATTTTCAGCTAGTCGACTTAGAGCAAGCTCAAAAAACTGGTTTTGAGAATGTTTCGCAGCACAGCTTAGATATAGTTTATGCATTCTTAACTTTAGTGATAATCCCACCGTTTGTAGAAGAAGTGTTGTTTAGGGGGTTTTTGTTTCGTCGCCTCAAGGGCTTAGTAGGGGTAGTTGCGGCTGCACTAATTACTAGTGTTTTATTTGGAGTTGCACATTGGCAGTGGAATGTCGCCATCGACACGTTTGTGTTGTCGATGGTAATGATTTACGTTTTGCAGATACACGACAATCTGGTGGTAACAATGTTGATGCATATGCTCAAGAATATCTTGGCATTTCTAGTTATATTTCATGTTTAG
- a CDS encoding proline--tRNA ligase: protein MRYSKAFGKTSKNEGTDLSVKSHRLLVQAGYIRESTAGRYYLLPLGIKVQHKIIAIIKKHMDQAGAQQLVTPTLHPLELWQETNRDNAAGYELTYVTDRRGAKFALGGTAEEMIVDLVRKFNISYKDLPFNVYQFSLKFRDEMRARGGLLRVREFTMKDAYSFGNEEQFEETYQTMRQTYTDIFKELGLETAVAEADSGYIGGEYCHEFIADAEVGESTYYTDGEYVAHEDVAVFELEPLNLEEPEAELKEVDAERGTTMQDGAAMHNLPMWQQIKDVMYVDEANNRYILAVIRGDFEVNETKLMRGLGLHNLRLANEEEIRDDIGSEPGFISPVKISKTTKSGRQLIVVGDPSLKTVKNAYGGANSKNRDLLNINFGRDYQLDQEFDIAMAQAGFKAKSGKPLEMRKGVEVGNIFQLGYHYSNLMKNAEFTNQQGFRQKYYMGCYGIGVERTLATIAEVYADEHGLVWPANVAPYEVYLVSIGDIQDRADDVYEQLTKAGIDVLYDDRDVRPGEKMADADLLGIPIRLVISPRSLESDQVEVKLRTSAESELVELKSLIKHIHQLLSK, encoded by the coding sequence ATGAGATACAGTAAAGCATTTGGTAAAACATCTAAAAACGAGGGTACCGACCTAAGTGTAAAGTCGCACCGTTTATTAGTGCAGGCAGGATATATTCGGGAGTCGACAGCAGGCCGCTATTACTTACTCCCGCTAGGCATAAAAGTGCAACATAAAATCATCGCGATTATTAAAAAACATATGGATCAGGCTGGAGCACAACAACTCGTTACACCAACACTGCACCCGCTAGAGCTCTGGCAAGAAACTAATCGAGATAATGCAGCTGGTTACGAACTGACCTATGTTACTGATCGTCGAGGCGCAAAGTTTGCGCTTGGGGGCACAGCCGAAGAAATGATTGTCGATCTAGTGCGTAAGTTTAATATAAGCTACAAAGATCTACCTTTTAATGTCTATCAGTTTAGCTTGAAGTTTCGCGATGAAATGCGCGCTCGAGGTGGTTTATTGCGAGTTCGCGAATTTACCATGAAAGATGCTTATTCGTTTGGTAACGAAGAGCAATTCGAAGAAACTTATCAGACGATGCGCCAGACATATACAGATATTTTTAAAGAGCTGGGGCTCGAGACAGCAGTCGCAGAAGCCGATAGCGGTTATATCGGGGGCGAGTATTGTCATGAGTTTATCGCCGATGCCGAAGTGGGAGAGAGTACCTATTACACCGATGGTGAATATGTAGCTCACGAAGATGTTGCAGTCTTTGAACTCGAACCGCTTAATCTAGAAGAACCAGAAGCTGAGCTGAAAGAAGTTGACGCCGAGCGCGGTACAACTATGCAGGACGGTGCTGCAATGCACAATCTGCCGATGTGGCAGCAGATCAAAGATGTGATGTATGTAGACGAGGCCAATAATCGCTATATTTTAGCGGTTATACGGGGAGATTTTGAAGTTAACGAAACCAAGTTGATGCGAGGCTTGGGCCTGCACAATCTACGACTGGCCAACGAAGAAGAAATACGCGATGATATAGGTAGCGAACCCGGCTTCATTTCGCCGGTAAAGATATCTAAAACAACAAAATCTGGTCGACAGCTAATTGTTGTCGGCGACCCAAGCTTAAAAACTGTTAAGAATGCGTATGGCGGGGCCAATAGCAAAAATCGCGATTTGCTTAACATTAATTTTGGGCGCGACTATCAGTTAGATCAAGAGTTTGATATCGCCATGGCCCAAGCAGGCTTTAAGGCAAAATCTGGCAAACCTCTAGAAATGCGAAAAGGTGTAGAGGTGGGCAATATTTTTCAGCTTGGCTACCATTACTCAAACTTAATGAAAAATGCCGAGTTTACAAATCAACAAGGCTTTCGCCAGAAGTACTACATGGGTTGTTATGGGATTGGGGTTGAACGCACACTAGCTACAATCGCCGAAGTATACGCCGATGAGCATGGGCTTGTCTGGCCGGCGAACGTAGCTCCATACGAGGTTTATCTTGTAAGTATTGGCGATATACAAGACCGAGCCGATGATGTTTATGAGCAACTCACTAAAGCCGGAATAGATGTACTCTACGACGATCGCGATGTGCGGCCAGGCGAAAAAATGGCCGACGCGGATTTATTAGGTATACCGATACGGCTCGTAATTAGTCCACGGAGCCTAGAAAGTGATCAAGTAGAAGTAAAGCTGCGCACCAGTGCTGAATCCGAACTTGTCGAGCTTAAATCATTAATCAAACATATACATCAACTGCTTTCAAAGTAG
- the greA gene encoding transcription elongation factor GreA, translating into MNKQFHLTKDGIEELNAEIKQLMSRRVEIAEAINIARQQGDLSENAEYTAAKSDQERTEKRIAEIDHILKNVAVIKQRKSDKVVLGSVVELKNAEGKATFTVVGTVEADPLSGKVSDVSPIGSALLGKSVGDDVEIVLPSKTKKYKVASIS; encoded by the coding sequence ATGAATAAACAGTTTCACTTAACCAAAGACGGAATCGAAGAGCTAAATGCAGAAATCAAGCAGCTGATGAGTCGGCGAGTGGAAATCGCCGAAGCTATTAATATTGCGCGCCAACAGGGCGACTTGTCCGAGAATGCCGAATACACTGCTGCAAAATCCGACCAAGAACGTACTGAAAAGCGAATTGCCGAAATCGATCACATCCTAAAGAACGTGGCAGTTATTAAGCAGCGTAAATCCGACAAAGTTGTGCTAGGTTCGGTGGTTGAATTAAAAAATGCAGAAGGTAAAGCCACTTTTACAGTTGTCGGGACAGTTGAGGCTGATCCGCTTTCTGGCAAAGTAAGCGATGTCTCGCCAATCGGTAGTGCACTTTTGGGTAAATCAGTTGGTGATGACGTCGAGATCGTCTTGCCGAGCAAAACCAAGAAATATAAGGTCGCAAGCATCAGCTAG